A genomic region of Nitrospirota bacterium contains the following coding sequences:
- the uvrA gene encoding excinuclease ABC subunit UvrA: MRYLIIEGARQNNLRNISLRLPHNSIIAVTGLSGSGKSSLAFDTIFAEGQWRFIESLSTYARLFLEKLDRPDVDSIRNIRPAIALEQKNPVKGARSTVGTLTEIYDLFRILYARIARPYCPECTKEIRRWSVDEIITELLGHYNNERVMITFETSAPPEELLKKGFSRIWNGHEIVELGVKKSDSDVQKPAIRDSQTLIDKPAVVVDRVVIKNSPRLTDSLELAYREGCGRVTLYLFRQGNGALNIMPLRFSAETVCDSCGTEVPEPTPLLFSFNHPVGACPECKGFGNILKYDETLIVPDPSLSITEGAIEPWEKPAARWWKEQILSGAKKEGIDLHKPFSDLTDEEKEKIFRGSRHFYGIDDFFEDLETKRYKLHVRVFLSRYRSPETCPSCKGKRLRKESLVYRIAGQDIAGLGEMPIGNLLSFFSSIGLTSHELDISREVLRQVRMKLEFLKRVGLYYLTLNRLGKTLSGGEYQRVNLANQIASYLTGTLYVLDEPTVGLHARDTDRIITIIREITSLGNTVIVVEHDRKVINSSDWVVELGPGGGRKGGEIVYSGPRDAFLNTDTVTARYLKGLDRERLQTLWKRGIKSLRVKKRFTLKGARGNNLKGIDLKIPLDSFTVVTGVSGSGKSSLIVETLYRALARHFRHSREHPLPLDSIKGAEHLKGVRLIDQAPIGKTPRSNPATYLKVFDYIRKLFAAQPYSRAHGYTPGFFSFNVSGGRCERCKGEGFERLEMYFFEDLFVKCEECDGRRYGPEALKITYRGKNIHDVLEMTVDEAVQFFFTEEFIRSKLAIMQEIALGYLRLGQSATTLSGGEAQRLKICAELGSTKKKTGLLYILDEPTVGLHYRDVLALLKVLRRLVDEGNTVVVIEHNLDVVSVADWVIDLGPEGGPEGGNIVFEGPPEKLIFCSDSHTGRYLKEEGYKIETLSQIVYN; this comes from the coding sequence ATGCGTTACCTGATAATAGAAGGGGCCCGGCAGAATAATCTCAGGAATATTTCCCTCCGTCTCCCTCATAACAGCATAATAGCAGTAACAGGCCTTTCAGGTTCGGGAAAGTCCTCGCTTGCATTTGATACCATATTTGCCGAGGGTCAGTGGAGGTTTATTGAATCACTCTCCACCTATGCAAGGCTTTTCCTTGAAAAGCTCGACCGCCCGGACGTTGATTCCATCCGGAACATAAGGCCTGCAATCGCCCTTGAGCAGAAAAACCCTGTCAAGGGGGCCCGTTCAACAGTGGGAACCCTTACCGAGATTTACGACCTCTTCCGTATTCTCTATGCAAGGATTGCAAGACCCTATTGTCCAGAGTGCACTAAAGAAATAAGGCGGTGGAGCGTTGATGAGATCATCACGGAACTCCTGGGACATTACAACAATGAAAGGGTAATGATAACCTTTGAGACATCCGCCCCCCCGGAAGAACTATTGAAAAAAGGTTTTTCACGCATATGGAACGGCCATGAGATAGTAGAGTTGGGAGTAAAAAAGTCTGATTCCGATGTTCAAAAACCCGCAATCCGTGACTCGCAAACGCTAATCGACAAACCGGCAGTGGTTGTTGACAGGGTAGTAATCAAGAACAGCCCGAGATTAACAGACTCTCTTGAGCTTGCTTACAGGGAAGGTTGCGGCAGGGTTACACTCTACCTCTTCAGGCAGGGCAATGGCGCCCTTAACATCATGCCCCTGAGGTTTTCTGCAGAAACCGTCTGCGACTCCTGTGGTACAGAGGTGCCGGAGCCAACGCCGCTGTTATTCTCATTCAACCACCCGGTTGGTGCCTGCCCGGAATGCAAGGGATTCGGCAATATTCTGAAATATGATGAGACCCTTATAGTTCCTGACCCATCACTTTCAATTACAGAGGGGGCAATAGAGCCATGGGAGAAGCCTGCTGCCAGGTGGTGGAAGGAGCAGATACTCAGTGGGGCAAAAAAGGAAGGCATTGACCTCCACAAACCATTTTCAGACCTTACAGATGAAGAAAAGGAAAAAATATTCAGGGGCAGCAGACATTTTTACGGGATAGACGATTTTTTTGAGGACCTTGAAACCAAACGCTATAAACTACACGTCAGGGTTTTTCTAAGCCGTTACCGCTCTCCGGAGACCTGTCCTTCCTGCAAGGGCAAACGACTCAGAAAGGAATCACTCGTCTACAGGATTGCAGGACAGGATATTGCCGGGCTTGGTGAGATGCCGATCGGGAATCTCCTGTCTTTTTTCAGCAGCATCGGGCTCACCTCACATGAACTGGACATCTCCAGAGAGGTTCTGAGACAGGTGCGGATGAAGCTTGAGTTCCTGAAGAGAGTGGGGCTCTATTATCTTACCCTGAACAGGCTTGGCAAAACACTCTCCGGAGGAGAATACCAGCGGGTAAACCTTGCAAACCAGATAGCCTCATACCTTACAGGCACCCTCTACGTCCTTGATGAACCCACAGTCGGACTCCATGCAAGGGACACGGACAGGATTATAACCATTATCAGGGAGATAACCTCTCTGGGCAACACGGTAATAGTAGTGGAGCATGACAGAAAGGTCATCAACTCTTCAGACTGGGTGGTTGAACTTGGTCCCGGTGGAGGACGGAAGGGTGGAGAGATCGTCTATTCAGGGCCAAGGGATGCTTTTTTAAATACCGATACCGTAACTGCACGATACCTGAAAGGGCTTGACAGGGAGAGACTCCAGACCCTCTGGAAGAGGGGGATTAAATCACTCAGGGTCAAAAAACGCTTTACCCTGAAAGGGGCCCGGGGAAATAATCTCAAGGGCATAGACCTTAAAATTCCTCTGGACAGTTTCACCGTAGTAACCGGGGTTTCCGGTTCAGGAAAGAGCTCACTCATTGTGGAGACCCTTTACCGGGCACTGGCACGCCATTTCAGACACTCCCGCGAGCATCCCCTCCCCCTTGATTCCATCAAGGGAGCTGAACACCTGAAGGGGGTGCGCCTTATTGACCAGGCGCCTATCGGAAAGACCCCGCGCTCAAACCCTGCAACCTACCTCAAGGTTTTTGACTATATAAGAAAACTGTTTGCAGCACAACCATACTCAAGGGCCCATGGATATACGCCGGGATTTTTCTCCTTCAATGTCTCCGGTGGTAGATGCGAAAGGTGTAAGGGGGAGGGGTTTGAAAGGCTTGAGATGTATTTTTTTGAAGACCTGTTTGTCAAGTGTGAAGAGTGCGACGGCAGACGTTACGGGCCTGAGGCATTAAAGATAACCTACCGGGGGAAAAACATCCATGATGTCCTTGAGATGACGGTAGATGAGGCAGTGCAGTTTTTCTTCACAGAGGAGTTTATACGCTCAAAACTTGCAATCATGCAGGAGATTGCCCTTGGCTATCTCAGACTTGGACAGTCAGCCACAACCCTGTCGGGCGGTGAAGCCCAGCGGCTCAAGATATGCGCTGAACTTGGCAGTACAAAAAAGAAAACAGGTCTCCTGTACATACTCGATGAGCCAACTGTAGGGCTGCACTACAGGGACGTCCTTGCACTCTTAAAGGTACTGAGGCGTCTTGTTGATGAGGGCAATACCGTGGTTGTAATTGAGCACAACCTGGATGTAGTCAGTGTGGCGGACTGGGTGATAGACCTTGGCCCTGAGGGGGGACCGGAGGGTGGCAACATCGTGTTTGAAGGCCCCCCGGAAAAACTCATATTCTGCAGCGACTCCCATACAGGGAGATACCTCAAGGAGGAGGGATACAAGATAGAGACTTTATCTCAAATCGTGTATAATTAA
- a CDS encoding FxsA family protein, whose amino-acid sequence MFFKLLVIFIVVPVVELSLLIKVGSIIGTLNTIIIVLLTAAIGAYMVKLEGLGVMYRIQKNLMEGIFPAEELIDGVMILIAGVLLLTPGFITDIIGFLMVFPGSRNVIKRLARRYFDRRITSVHIR is encoded by the coding sequence ATGTTCTTTAAATTATTGGTGATATTTATTGTTGTCCCTGTTGTTGAGCTTTCCCTTTTAATAAAGGTTGGTTCTATTATCGGCACCTTAAACACAATAATCATAGTATTGCTGACTGCCGCCATAGGCGCCTACATGGTCAAACTGGAGGGGCTGGGCGTTATGTACCGCATACAGAAAAACCTGATGGAAGGCATCTTCCCTGCTGAAGAGTTGATAGACGGCGTGATGATCCTGATAGCAGGCGTACTCCTCCTTACCCCTGGATTCATTACTGATATAATCGGGTTCCTTATGGTCTTTCCGGGCTCAAGGAATGTAATTAAAAGGCTTGCAAGACGTTATTTTGATAGACGCATAACCTCTGTACATATCCGCTAA
- the hisG gene encoding ATP phosphoribosyltransferase has product MPAKNILKLGLPKGSLQEATLKLFRKAGYHITVSHRSYYPAIDDPKIQPMLIRAQEMARYVDYGILDCGLTGYDWILEQNADVKEIAELKYAKEGLRPVKWVIAVPADSKIKTVEDLNGKRIATELVAFTKRYLKSRNIKATVDFSWGATEVKPPHLADAIVELTETGTSLRANNLRVIETILVSSTRFISNKKAWKEPWKKQKMENLIMLLRGALEAAERVGLKMNLPEKSLKKILSLLPAMHSPTISVLTAKDWYDIDVVIEERLLRDLIPKLKSEGATGIVEYQLNKVIP; this is encoded by the coding sequence ATGCCGGCAAAGAATATACTGAAACTCGGACTTCCCAAGGGAAGCCTTCAGGAGGCAACACTGAAACTTTTCAGAAAGGCAGGCTATCATATCACCGTCTCACATCGCTCCTACTATCCTGCAATCGATGACCCGAAGATACAGCCAATGCTTATAAGGGCTCAGGAGATGGCAAGGTATGTGGACTACGGAATCCTCGATTGCGGCCTCACAGGATATGACTGGATACTTGAACAGAACGCTGATGTGAAAGAGATAGCCGAGCTTAAATATGCCAAGGAGGGCCTGAGACCCGTAAAATGGGTTATCGCCGTGCCTGCGGATTCAAAGATAAAGACAGTCGAAGACCTTAACGGCAAGAGGATAGCCACTGAACTGGTTGCCTTCACCAAGCGCTACCTCAAATCCAGGAATATAAAGGCAACCGTGGATTTCTCCTGGGGCGCAACAGAGGTCAAACCCCCGCATCTTGCAGACGCCATAGTCGAGCTAACAGAAACAGGAACCTCCCTCAGGGCCAATAATCTCAGGGTGATAGAGACCATTCTGGTATCAAGCACGCGTTTTATCTCCAACAAAAAGGCATGGAAAGAGCCCTGGAAGAAGCAGAAGATGGAGAACCTGATTATGCTCCTTAGAGGGGCCCTCGAGGCCGCAGAGCGGGTAGGGCTGAAGATGAATCTCCCTGAAAAGTCCCTCAAAAAGATACTCTCTCTCCTGCCGGCCATGCACTCTCCCACTATCTCGGTACTTACTGCCAAAGACTGGTATGATATTGACGTGGTGATAGAGGAAAGGCTTTTAAGGGACCTTATCCCCAAACTCAAAAGTGAGGGGGCCACAGGAATTGTGGAATATCAATTAAACAAGGTTATCCCCTGA
- a CDS encoding HNH endonuclease, giving the protein MKNFKTPEILYYETDNSCALCSTKGTNLLTVHHIDENRVNNTYDNLIVLCHNCHSPYHDPNHSEPTKEEIENRKRNLIHKTITTFGLNAMKIAHRNNFGVVAFPYMLYHLCELDYMKKEEAQMGYGKIEDATARFSITPHGSNVLEKWFDE; this is encoded by the coding sequence ATGAAAAACTTTAAAACACCAGAAATACTATATTACGAAACGGACAACTCATGTGCATTATGTAGCACTAAAGGCACTAATTTGTTAACTGTTCACCATATTGATGAAAATAGAGTTAACAACACATACGACAATCTGATCGTTCTTTGTCATAATTGCCACTCGCCTTATCATGATCCAAATCACTCAGAACCAACAAAAGAAGAAATAGAGAATAGAAAGAGAAACTTAATCCATAAAACCATTACAACTTTTGGCTTAAACGCAATGAAAATTGCGCATCGTAACAATTTTGGTGTTGTCGCATTTCCCTATATGCTCTACCATCTTTGTGAACTCGATTACATGAAAAAGGAAGAAGCACAAATGGGGTACGGCAAAATTGAAGATGCAACAGCAAGATTTTCTATCACTCCACATGGTAGTAATGTTTTAGAAAAATGGTTCGACGAATAA
- a CDS encoding transposase, protein MARYKEYDYSQGKFIPIYFDKQIMPGTFEYTLHYLIDNEIDLSVFDLRYRNDEPGAPAYDPAILLKIILYAYSRGITSSRKIAQCCRENVIFMALSADTQPHFTTIADFISTLDEEIIRLFLEVLMVCDEMELIGGKMFAVDGCKMPIGQVGNVIDYVDLLLFPCGNR, encoded by the coding sequence ATGGCGAGATACAAAGAGTATGACTATTCGCAGGGGAAATTCATACCGATATATTTTGACAAGCAGATCATGCCTGGGACATTTGAGTATACCCTTCATTATTTAATCGACAACGAAATAGACCTTTCAGTTTTTGACCTGCGCTATCGGAACGATGAACCCGGAGCACCAGCATACGATCCTGCAATACTGTTGAAGATAATACTGTATGCATATTCACGCGGGATAACGTCAAGCAGGAAGATAGCGCAGTGCTGCCGGGAGAACGTCATATTCATGGCATTGTCAGCGGATACACAGCCACATTTTACGACAATAGCGGACTTTATCTCGACACTGGATGAGGAGATCATCCGTCTTTTTCTGGAAGTGTTAATGGTCTGCGATGAGATGGAGTTGATAGGGGGGAAGATGTTTGCGGTAGACGGGTGCAAGATGCCCATCGGTCAGGTAGGTAACGTTATTGACTACGTTGACTTACTGCTTTTCCCTTGTGGGAATCGTTGA
- a CDS encoding HEPN domain-containing protein, which produces MRVFKTSDGFKPDDLLKFAIDHLRSANLLFNRSPICFDSGGYLSHLGLELILKSILLSKTGEFPAIHDLKRLYKIAKKSGYKLEKDEEDILKKINQFYYLRYANPLRPVEIGDEDWQLIENAANTLLSFFPEKTLKELYASDYNEKGGRILMKKEKEIDKNT; this is translated from the coding sequence ATGAGAGTCTTTAAAACGAGTGACGGATTTAAGCCAGATGATTTATTAAAGTTTGCAATAGATCACCTGAGGTCAGCAAATTTGTTGTTTAACCGGAGTCCTATATGTTTTGATTCAGGAGGATATTTATCACACTTGGGACTGGAGTTGATTTTGAAATCGATTCTTCTCAGCAAAACAGGTGAGTTCCCGGCAATACATGATTTAAAAAGGTTATACAAAATAGCAAAAAAATCAGGATATAAGTTAGAAAAGGATGAAGAAGATATATTAAAGAAAATTAATCAGTTTTATTATCTGCGTTATGCAAATCCCCTGAGGCCTGTTGAAATAGGTGATGAGGATTGGCAGTTAATTGAAAATGCTGCAAATACGTTACTATCGTTCTTTCCAGAGAAAACACTAAAAGAATTATATGCGAGTGATTATAATGAAAAAGGTGGCAGAATACTGATGAAGAAGGAAAAGGAAATCGACAAAAACACATAA
- a CDS encoding DUF3883 domain-containing protein: protein MELSNLTKKRREHIRSCRDNNDNSHEIIAGLYSDQSHFIYELLQNADDAGASEVIFNLTSESLEVTHNGTKLFDSKDVDSITTVGSSPKKDDVNSIGTFGVGFKSVFAITKTPSIHSGNYHFRIVDFIVPETIKSLDIKEQYTVIYLPFDHLITSPEDAYKQISKRLQALESESLLFLRNIQEVQWSTESDKGHYLAEIKEDKDSLISQVNEQDSLRDYLIFKKIIEIDGAKLNIVVAYPLNIDDGDTVVPVHNSKLFVFFPTNERTGLKFLVHAPYKTTPSRESIPFDDSQNQIITNELSMLIAESIQSIKNNGLLDVGFLTLLPIDSENEHSLYSSAFQKVKDALTTNLLLPTSDNGYANAGNTLLAREKELTTLLGSSDCSELFERKTWLSTAITYDKTRELRDYLTGILNIPEITMQKFCTEITEEFIKTKRDEWVINFYSNITKNKALYRVGGSYQKKGVLRKRPIIRLEDDSHICPEDDFGDLQVYLPSKGTSKFKTVKRAIVESEESIEFLKSLGLKEPNNIAEIKEFIIPKYQSSYIGKDEYIDDFERVLTIWMQSDEYRKKEVADLLKQSQFVRCINQSKSIFYQKADDVYFCTDKLLAWYEGNLDDNIYFLEVGIQLTENSRKFIESLGVRYDIKMSGINDIRVSNYGWYERSVNGFNPGFGIHGLEFTLKSITAEKSLFLWSVLLKNTNKLKGYIETTSNQNHPYNKGEEKTSKAMDALIKSPWLYDKEGKLIFLPIDQVAFDDLSDDYQKEDNNIERLVKALGFKLDEIVEFEEKTGKKVVSIEDFELLRKIKKDPNDAEEEKDEDDNWIPETDPDDANIIEDESDFKRHIQEDLSGQDAKVNAGIDDTDNDNGEKERANGSNSDKPKDSKAIGAWGESIANRYLVKKYSKNEVVWLNESGNVGKGYDFVIRENGEDIAYYEVKSKTDKAPQLFLISGTQWGWAKNLHNANKGGMYKILLISNAGKKEPKIREIINPVELWNAGKLYADPVNIEL from the coding sequence ATGGAATTATCAAACTTAACAAAAAAAAGACGCGAGCATATTCGTTCGTGTCGTGATAATAACGATAATTCCCATGAAATAATTGCTGGCCTATATTCAGACCAATCCCATTTTATCTATGAGCTTTTACAAAATGCGGATGATGCAGGGGCATCAGAAGTCATCTTTAACTTAACTTCTGAGTCCCTTGAAGTAACTCACAATGGTACTAAATTATTCGATTCTAAAGATGTTGATTCGATAACAACCGTAGGATCATCACCGAAAAAAGACGATGTTAATTCAATTGGTACTTTCGGAGTTGGATTTAAATCTGTTTTTGCAATAACTAAAACGCCAAGTATTCATTCTGGAAATTATCATTTTAGAATTGTAGATTTTATCGTTCCAGAAACAATAAAATCTTTAGACATTAAAGAACAATATACAGTCATATACCTCCCATTTGACCATCTTATTACATCACCCGAAGATGCTTACAAACAAATATCCAAACGATTACAAGCGTTAGAGTCTGAATCATTATTGTTTTTGAGGAACATTCAAGAGGTTCAGTGGAGTACGGAATCAGATAAGGGCCATTATTTGGCTGAAATCAAGGAAGATAAGGATAGCCTGATCTCTCAGGTTAATGAACAAGACAGCCTGAGAGATTATCTGATATTTAAAAAAATCATAGAAATAGACGGTGCCAAACTAAATATAGTAGTTGCTTATCCGTTAAATATTGATGATGGTGACACCGTCGTTCCAGTACATAATTCCAAATTATTTGTGTTTTTTCCTACAAATGAAAGAACAGGGTTAAAGTTCTTAGTTCACGCGCCTTATAAAACCACTCCTAGCAGAGAGTCAATTCCTTTCGATGACAGTCAAAATCAGATTATTACAAATGAATTATCAATGCTGATAGCTGAGAGCATACAATCAATTAAAAATAACGGATTATTGGATGTTGGTTTCTTGACTTTGCTACCTATCGATTCAGAAAATGAACATTCATTGTATAGTTCAGCATTCCAGAAAGTTAAAGACGCATTAACAACCAATCTACTATTACCAACTTCGGATAATGGGTATGCAAATGCAGGAAACACTTTATTAGCAAGAGAAAAAGAACTAACGACCCTATTGGGTAGTTCGGATTGTTCTGAATTATTTGAAAGAAAAACCTGGCTTAGTACGGCTATCACGTATGACAAAACAAGAGAATTAAGGGATTATTTGACGGGGATATTGAATATTCCTGAAATTACTATGCAAAAATTCTGTACAGAAATAACTGAGGAGTTTATAAAAACAAAGCGGGACGAATGGGTTATAAACTTCTATTCAAATATAACAAAAAACAAAGCCTTATATAGAGTCGGAGGCAGCTATCAGAAAAAGGGGGTTCTACGAAAACGCCCAATTATTCGCTTGGAAGATGATTCTCATATCTGTCCAGAAGATGATTTTGGTGATTTGCAAGTATATCTACCGTCCAAGGGAACGTCAAAGTTCAAAACTGTTAAGAGAGCTATTGTAGAGAGTGAAGAATCCATTGAGTTCTTGAAAAGTCTTGGACTCAAAGAGCCAAATAATATAGCTGAGATTAAAGAGTTCATTATCCCGAAATACCAAAGTAGCTATATTGGAAAGGATGAATATATAGATGACTTCGAGCGAGTACTAACAATTTGGATGCAGTCTGATGAGTACCGAAAAAAAGAGGTTGCGGATTTACTAAAGCAATCGCAATTTGTACGGTGCATAAATCAAAGCAAGTCAATCTTTTATCAAAAAGCCGATGATGTGTATTTTTGCACGGATAAGTTATTAGCTTGGTATGAGGGTAATCTAGATGACAATATTTATTTCCTCGAGGTGGGGATTCAGTTAACAGAAAATAGCAGGAAGTTTATAGAAAGCCTAGGTGTTCGATATGATATAAAAATGTCTGGTATCAACGACATTAGGGTTAGTAATTATGGTTGGTACGAAAGAAGTGTTAATGGGTTTAATCCAGGCTTTGGTATACATGGGTTAGAATTTACCCTGAAAAGCATAACTGCTGAAAAGTCTCTATTCTTGTGGTCGGTATTGCTTAAAAATACCAATAAGCTGAAGGGTTATATAGAAACAACATCCAACCAAAATCACCCATATAATAAGGGTGAAGAGAAGACATCAAAGGCTATGGATGCGTTAATTAAAAGTCCGTGGCTATATGACAAGGAAGGCAAATTAATATTTTTACCTATTGATCAAGTAGCGTTTGATGATCTGAGCGATGATTATCAAAAAGAAGATAATAATATCGAAAGGCTCGTTAAAGCACTCGGATTTAAGCTGGATGAAATTGTAGAATTCGAAGAAAAAACTGGTAAAAAAGTTGTATCCATAGAAGATTTTGAACTTCTTCGAAAAATCAAGAAAGATCCTAATGATGCTGAAGAAGAGAAGGATGAGGACGATAACTGGATACCAGAAACAGATCCTGATGATGCAAACATCATTGAAGACGAATCCGATTTTAAAAGGCACATACAAGAAGATTTATCTGGCCAAGATGCAAAAGTAAATGCTGGTATTGATGATACAGATAATGATAATGGTGAGAAAGAAAGGGCAAATGGTAGCAATTCTGACAAACCAAAAGATAGTAAAGCAATAGGTGCTTGGGGAGAATCTATCGCCAATAGATACTTAGTAAAAAAGTATTCAAAGAACGAAGTGGTTTGGCTAAATGAAAGCGGGAATGTCGGAAAGGGCTACGATTTTGTAATAAGAGAGAATGGTGAAGATATTGCCTACTATGAAGTCAAAAGCAAAACTGACAAGGCACCACAACTATTTCTAATATCTGGTACACAGTGGGGTTGGGCGAAAAACTTACATAACGCAAATAAGGGAGGCATGTATAAAATTTTGTTAATTTCCAATGCAGGAAAAAAAGAACCAAAAATCAGAGAAATAATAAACCCTGTTGAACTTTGGAATGCTGGGAAATTATACGCAGACCCCGTTAATATTGAACTATAG
- a CDS encoding MBL fold metallo-hydrolase, producing MNTISLQSGSKGNCFYVETCGIKLLFDAGISGIQAEQRLAAHGRDIRQVDAVIISHDHSDHICHAGVYQRKYGLPLYVTPKTLKAATEKRGLGRLKDIRYFQSDGMLQFGNVSVQAIPTPHDGVDGAAFVVISNNKRLGILADLGHLFEGLDRVVASLDAVFIESNYDPAMLASGPYPAFLKTRIKGPGGHLSNIEAAELLCNSYTERLKWACLVHLSENNNVPDLALQTHRRIVDPNLTLYTASRYMATEVLSV from the coding sequence ATGAATACAATCTCACTTCAATCGGGCAGCAAGGGTAACTGTTTTTATGTTGAGACCTGCGGGATAAAGCTTCTTTTTGATGCAGGAATCAGCGGCATACAGGCAGAACAGAGACTCGCCGCACACGGACGCGATATCCGGCAGGTCGATGCCGTGATAATATCCCATGACCACAGTGATCATATCTGCCATGCCGGTGTGTACCAGCGGAAGTATGGTCTGCCCCTTTATGTCACGCCAAAGACCCTGAAAGCTGCAACTGAAAAGCGCGGGCTTGGCAGGCTAAAGGATATCCGTTACTTTCAGTCAGACGGGATGCTTCAGTTTGGAAACGTGTCTGTCCAGGCGATTCCTACGCCGCATGATGGTGTGGATGGTGCTGCATTTGTCGTCATCTCGAACAATAAGCGTCTCGGTATCCTTGCCGATCTCGGACACCTCTTTGAAGGGCTTGACCGTGTTGTTGCATCCCTTGATGCGGTCTTTATTGAAAGCAATTATGACCCTGCCATGCTTGCAAGCGGCCCCTATCCTGCATTCCTGAAGACGCGAATAAAGGGGCCGGGCGGCCACCTCTCAAATATTGAGGCCGCTGAACTGCTTTGTAACTCGTATACAGAGCGTCTGAAATGGGCCTGTCTGGTGCATCTTTCGGAGAATAACAATGTCCCTGACCTGGCACTTCAGACACACCGCAGGATTGTAGACCCGAACCTCACCCTCTATACTGCCAGTCGATACATGGCAACAGAGGTCTTGTCTGTCTGA
- a CDS encoding CARDB domain-containing protein, with translation MKRVKFFAFIFILSAALVGCAPDLVVKNLDVTWNAVDKKASAEIANIGNKDAGTFMVYFNGDEDPVSPNYRPQVRYNIPGLAKGAAITLDADFAPLAHPDNDYLRNVYKITVLVDPKGMVKESNENNNVKEVLLPRIACINFGPPPPAGTLYGSPAGNVPGDVVMVAPNGIEMFVYDFRWMGGGGTFNLARIEMPPVPFGTGQTINTNNINLEFDFSGVGFPVSRVELQYLDLGGFENLGVNGQPVPIYAGELSAAPSPIAGVNVSVTSTPVPGGKTGTLVLTGAVQKLRIGGQEFWIDNVCAKE, from the coding sequence ATGAAGAGAGTAAAATTTTTTGCGTTTATATTTATACTGTCGGCTGCCTTGGTCGGGTGCGCACCTGATCTGGTGGTAAAAAATCTGGATGTAACCTGGAATGCAGTAGATAAAAAAGCAAGTGCGGAGATTGCCAATATCGGTAACAAGGACGCTGGAACCTTTATGGTCTATTTTAACGGTGATGAGGATCCTGTATCCCCAAACTATAGACCACAGGTAAGGTATAACATTCCAGGTCTTGCAAAAGGGGCTGCTATAACGCTGGATGCAGACTTCGCTCCACTTGCACATCCCGATAATGACTACCTGAGGAATGTTTACAAGATCACGGTACTGGTTGACCCAAAGGGGATGGTGAAGGAGTCAAATGAAAATAATAATGTCAAGGAAGTTCTGCTCCCCAGGATAGCGTGTATCAACTTCGGTCCACCGCCACCTGCCGGCACCCTATACGGCAGTCCGGCAGGCAATGTGCCGGGTGATGTTGTGATGGTGGCACCTAACGGTATAGAGATGTTTGTCTATGATTTCCGTTGGATGGGGGGAGGCGGTACATTCAATTTAGCACGCATCGAGATGCCTCCTGTACCCTTCGGCACAGGACAGACGATCAACACCAACAACATTAACCTTGAGTTTGATTTCAGCGGTGTAGGATTTCCTGTTTCAAGGGTAGAGCTTCAATACCTTGATCTGGGCGGCTTTGAGAATCTTGGAGTTAACGGGCAGCCCGTACCGATCTATGCCGGCGAGCTTTCAGCAGCACCATCGCCAATCGCCGGGGTCAACGTTTCTGTGACATCAACCCCTGTGCCTGGCGGGAAGACAGGAACCCTTGTTCTCACAGGCGCTGTCCAGAAACTCCGGATCGGCGGCCAGGAATTCTGGATCGATAATGTCTGCGCCAAAGAGTAG